GTGGTTGTAGTCGATTGAGTCATCTCTAATGCAAAACCTATTAAATAATAGATCAAAATGAATTTTATTCTTCCTGAAGAAAACAACTTAACCATTCGCTCGGTCCAATATCGAGACTTAGCAGCGATTGAATCTCTAGTCAGCAAATCTCAAGAACTCCATCATAGTGGTTCAGCGTTTGCCTTAAGCCAAGACTTGGGCAACCTTCGCCAATGGTATAGCCCCTTAAAACTCTTAAGTCTCTTTCCTAACCCTGCCCAACATCAGTTTTGTCTTTATGTTGCTGAACAAGAGGAACAAGTCGTAGGAGCAATTAAAGTTTCTCCGGCCAATAGTACCCGCAGTACCTGGCAAGTGGAACATATTTTAGTTGACCCCGACTATCCGGTGGCGGGAAAGCGGATTGGGTCGCAACTGCTTCGGTATTGCTTTGAAAGCATTTGGGAAGCGAGGACTTGGATTTTGGAAGTGAATATTCACCAAAAAAGTATTTTGGCGTTATATCGTAGTAATGGCTTTCAACCGTTGGCTCAATTTACCTATTGGTCGATCGCGCCGGAGAAACTTCAGGCTTTAGCCCAACATGAACCGAAACTGCCGAATTTACTACCGGTGAATAATGCCGATGCACAATTGTTGTATCAGCTAGATACGGTTTCTATGCCCCCCTTACTGCGGCAAGTATTTGATCGTCATATCAATGACTTTAAGCGGAGTTTGCTGGAGATTACTGTTGACCGTTGCCAACAGTGGCTCGGTCAAAAACACACGCGACAAGGATATGTTTTTGAGCCCCAAAGAAAAGCCGCGATCGCGCACTTTCAATTGAACCAAACCCAAAACAATCAGCCGAATCAGTGTCAATTAACCGTTCATCCTGCCTATACTTGGCTCTATCCCGAATTATTGGCGAAAATTGCTCAATTTTTCTCCGAAACCGACAATCCGCAACTCCTCCTGGCATCGGCTGACTATCAACCCGAACGCGAGGAATATCTCGAAGAAATTGGCGCCGAACGGGTGGAACATACCCTCCTCTTATCTCGGTCGGTCTGGCATAAATTAAGAGAAGCCCCTTCTTCCCTGGAAAGATTGCAATTATCCGGTGTATTACAAGGTTTACGACCCGGTCGCGCTCCCATTCCTAGCCGTTTGCCCTGGCTCAATTCATTTTCTTACGACTCCCCTGAGGAACAACGAGAACAACCAGAAACTAATTCTGAAGCGGAAGAGGTGGAAGACAATTGAAAGCAAAACTCTCAGTTTTAGGGCTCGATATTGGTAAAAAACGGATTGGAATTGCCGGTTGCGATGGCACCGGATTGATTGCCACACCGATTATGACCCTGGAACGTACCGGGTTTACCGATGATGTGGAACAATTTAAGTACCTAATTACGGAACGTCAAGTGACCCGCTTAGTCATCGGCTTACCCTACGCGATGAATGGTGATCTAGGTCAGCAAGGACAACGCATTGCAAAATATGCACGACGACTGGAACAAGTTTTAAATCTGCCGATTGAATATGTGGATGAACGTTTAACGTCTATTGAAGCGGAAGCACGACTCAAAACAAAGCGGGGCTTTTCTCCCCGCCGAGATAAAGCACAAATTGATGCTCATGCCGCTGCTATTATCCTGCAACAGTGGTTAAATCAGCGTCGGACACAGCAAGAAAACACTGTCAACTCCCAATAACAAATGATGGCCAGGATTCGTTCCGAAAGTGCTATCATGGAAAGTCGCATGACCAGATATTGGTAGGATACTGAAGAACAAAAAACTATGAGTCTGACCCAAGAAAAAAAGCAGGAAATCATTAACGATTATCAAGTTCATGAAACGGACACGGGCTCTGCTGAAGTCCAAATTGCTATCTTAACGAAGCGGATTACTCGTTTAACTGAACATCTTAAATTTAACGATAAGGATCACTCCTCACGCCGGGGACTATTGAAGTTAATTGGTCATCGTCGCAGTTTGTTATCCTATCTACAGAAAGAAAATCAACAACGCTATCAAGACTTAATCCAACGACTTGGTATTCGTGGCTAACTCCTTTTTGTTATAGTTATGGCTTCTCAACCAGAAGAACAACGCACTAACTTACCCTTTGAACCCAATCGAAAGCGTAAGAAGAAACCCAAAACCGCACCGGCAACTGCTGAGTCCACATCTGAGCCTCAGCCCTCAACACAAGCTCAACGCAAAGCGCAAGCTTCTCTCTCTGCCATTCCTGAAGGCGTGAGCCAACGCATGGTGCGCCGGATGGCTTTCTTTTCAGGAATTCCCACTAGTTTAGGGATTTTGAGCTTTTTTATTTTTTACTGGATTGTTACCCAGGAATTACTAGACCTGCCTCCCTACACCGTTGTTTTGGTCAGTATGGGGCTGTTTGGGCTTGGTGTTTTAGGTCTTAGCTATGGTCTAATTTCTGCTTCTTGGGATGAACAGCGAATTGGCACCTGGTTGGGTTGGGAAGAATTTACCACGAATCTTAAACGAATTTTTGCCGCTTGGCGGAGTGCAAGGCAAGAACGCCGTCAAGAATAATTAATTAAAAGATGTGATTAATTGAAAATTGTCTTGAAATTAGAAAAGATAGATCATAAAAGAAGAGAACAATTCTGAGGAATTTCTCTTATTAAATCAAACTGAAAACACAACTTTAGCAAAACTGTAACGAACTATGATCATTGTGATGAAAGTCGGCTCACCCGAAGCCGAAATTAGCCGTCTCTGCGAAGATTGTTCTGCCAAGGGTCTAACGCCAGAAAAAATTGTGGGTAAGCATAAAGTCGTTATTGGCTTAGTCGGGGATACGGCTTCGATGGATCCCTTACAAATCCAAGAAATGAGCCCTTGGATTGAAGAAGTCCTTCGCGTCGAACAGCCCTTTAAACGCGCGAGTCGGGAATTTCGTCATGGTGAACCCAGTGAAGTTTGGGTTGATACCCCGAATGGGGCAGTTCCCTTTGGTGAAAATCATCCGGTAGTACTCGTTGCCGGTCCTTGTTCTGTCGAGAATGAGGAAATGATTGTCGAAACGGCAAAAGCAGTGAAGGCATCAGGAGCGAAGTTTTTACGCGGCGGTGCTTATAAGCCTCGTACCTCGCCTTATGCCTTCCAAGGTCATGGTGAAAGTGCATTAGGATTACTGGCAGCCGCTAGAGAAGCCAGCGGTTTGGGCATCATTACAGAAGTGATGGACACTGCTGATGTGGAAAAAATCGCGGAAGTGGCGGATGTCTTACAGGTGGGGGCGCGCAATATGCAAAACTTCGCGCTGTTGAAAAAAGTCGGTGCTCAGGATAAGCCGGTATTACTGAAGCGCGGGATGTCGGCAACGATTGAAGAGTGGATTATGGCCGCAGAATATATTTTAGCGGCAGGGAATCCGAATGTGATTTTATGTGAGCGCGGCATTCGCACCTTTGATCGTCGTTATACGCGCAATACCTTGGACTTGTCGGTCATTCCGGTGTTGCGGACCTTAACCCACTTGCCCATTATGATTGACCCGAGTCATGGCACGGGCAAGTCGGAATATGTCCCAGCTATGGCAATGGGCGCGATCGCGACGGGAACCGATTCTTTGATGATTGAAGTCCACCCCAATCCCTCGAAAGCCTGGTCCGATGGCGCACAGTCGCTTACGCCTGCCCGTTTTGATGAACTTGTACAAGAATTAAGTGTCATTGCGAAACCTTTAGGCCGTTGGGCAAGTTCTCCAGTTACTGTGGCTTAGGGCTTCAGCAATTGCCTAGACAATTAATCGTGTTCCCATAGCACAATAAAAGTGGGGCAGTTCTCCTGTCCCACTTTTAGCATTCACGGTTTGTGCTACTAGTTGTTTTCGTTCAGTGCTGGATTGGGTTGGCTACCGAGATTAATTTTTACCGGGCGATTCACCTCATCTTCAACTTTGGGCAGGGTTAAGGTAACAATCCCATCTTTGTAGGTGGCTGTCACTTTGTCTTGTTGGATTTCAACCGGTAAATTAATCGTGCGGCTGAACTTACCATAGCGGAATTCAGAGTGATAGGTGTTTTCCCCTTCACTTTCTTCTTCGCTGCGATATTCGCCGCTAATGGTTATGGAATCGCGACTGGCACTAATATCTAAGTCATCCGCTTTCAAACCTGGCACTTGAACTTTCAGCACTAAGTTTTCACCATTTTCATCCAGTTCAATCGCGGGTTGCCAAGCATGTTCGCCCGCAGTCGCTTGATTTGCCATTTCATCGAACAGACGATCCAGTTGACGACGGAAGGCACTCATTTCTGCATAAGGATTCCAGCGTACTAAAGCCATACAGGATTCACCTCCTTGAAACAGTAAAGTTATAAACGGTTTGCATCTGATGACTTTGACCTTTCACTTTCTATCATGACCGATCAATGAAGAATTGAGGGTGAGGTTTACCACAAAAAAAGTAGTCCGTATTACCGTATCACCCCCTTTTTTTGCCACAATAGGGGAGGCATATCTAGGAGAAAGTGGTTTTGACGGACTCGGTAATTATTTCCCCTCATGGGGGCGATGTTCAGTTATCGCAGCCCCTTGCCTTGGGGGTAATGGCTTCGGGAAAAGGAAGTAATTTTGTTGCTCTTGCCAACGCGATCGCGCAAGGACAACTCAATGCAGAGATTAAGGTTGTCATTTACAATAAACCCCAGGCTCAGGTGAGGGAAAAAGCGGAACACTTTGGCATTCCGGCAATTCTCTGTAATCATCGGGACTATCCGAACCGAGAAGCGTTTGATCAAGTGTTAGTGGAAACGTTAAAGGCACAAGCTGTGGATTGGGTGGTGATGGCGGGTTGGATGCGAGTGGTAACGCCCGTATTAATTAATGCCTTTCCGGATCGGCTGATCAATATTCATCCCAGCTTGCTACCGAGTTTTAAAGGGATTAATGGGGTAGAACAAGCCTTAGCGGCTGGGGTTAAAATTGCTGGCTGTACGGTGCATTTAGTGCGCCCAGAAGTGGATAGCGGTCCCATTTTAATGCAAGCTGCTGTCCCCGTTTTAGACAACGATACTGCCGAAACCTTGCACCAACGGATTCAAGTGCAAGAACACAACATCTTACCTCGCGCGATCGCGATCGCGGCTCAAAACGAGCAAAAACGCAAATCATAGAAAAAATCAATCTATTTTTTAGCTGTCTACGATTAATCATTTATTGTTCAAATGCCCTTATTCGTAAAAATTGAAAAAGGAATTGTCGAAAAAACTGTTTTTGACCAGTATGTTCCCGCCCATATTGACTATGTTAAAAAGCTAGTCGCGGAAGGACATAAAGCCCGCAGCGGTTACTGGGGCGATTTTGGCGGCGGTATGCTGTTATTTGAAGCCGATAGTTTAGAAGAGGCGCAAAGGATTGTGGAAAATGACCCGCTCATTAAAAATGATTGTGTCACTTACGAACTTCATCAATGGTGTATTGTTGTGGAGTAGTCGCCGTTCCAGAAGATTTTATGTTATTGTGTAATTGATCCGGACTAGCGCGATTGTGACGCCCGAACCTTGTCAGAACCGGAAGGTAGCAGCAATAAGGGATGCTTGCAATAGGCGCTAGATGCCGGGTCTTTTCTAGTTAGTCATTAGTCATTGGTCATTAGTCCTTAGGGAGTAGGGAATTAAAAAATTACCCTTCTTCTCTTTTTTGCTGGAACCAAGCTTGTAACTGCTGGCGACAAGCACGTCCTAGAATACCGCCAATGACTGTTAAACGATGATTAGAAGCAGCGCTATCGGGCAGGTTGAGAACGCTTCGCACAGCCCCTGTCTTGGGGTCATCCGCCCCATAAACCAGAGTTCCAACGCGCCCTTGAATAATTGCCCCGCTACACATCGGACAGGGTTCTAGGGTGACATAAAGTGTTAAGTTATTGAGATGCCAATTAGAGATTTTTTGAGCAGCAGCCCGAATCGCAATGATTTCCGCATGGGCAGTCGGATCGCGATCGCGCTCTTTGCGATTATTCCCTTCTCCCAAAATGTTACCTTCTGCATCAACTAACACTGCGCCAACTGGAATTTCTCCTGCCTTTCCTGCTTCTGCTGCTAGTTCCAGCGCATACTGCATCCAGCGACAGTGTTGTTGATAACTTTCTTTATCCAGCCGCATTAGCTGGCTGCATTAATCGTTTATCAAGTTCTCCACTTTTATCGAGGGCATAGAGTTCATCGCACCCTCCAATATGTTCATTATTAATAAAAATTTCAGGGACACTCCGGCGACCATTGGCACGTTGCGCCATTTCATTTCTTGCCGCTTCGTCACCGTCGATTTTATATTCAGTAAACTTGACGCCTTTCCAACCCAGCAGCATTTTTGCCCGAATGCAAAACGGGCAAGTTTGCCAAGTATAGATTTCGACATCTGCTGCATAATTTCCCGGTTGTCTGCCCAGTAAAGCCAGGAGAGATTTAAGCATGGCTGTTGTTCCTCATTGTCAATTGCCTTACTTCCTATTTTATTCCCAAGCTCCCCTCCGCCCCAAGCAATGGGGAGAGGGACTTCGGATTAAACTTTTCGGGAGTAGTACTCAACCACGAGGAGTTCATTAACTTGTAGCGCCACCCATTCCCGTTCAATGATGCCATTGACTTTACCGGTATAGGTGTTTTTGTCAAATTCTAGATGACTGGGAAGGTTGGCTAACCCAGGATATTCCATATTTCGTTCGACTAGCTGTCGTGAGCGATCGCGATCTCTAACAGCAATCACGTCACCGGCACGACATTGATAACTTGCAATATCCATCACCCGTCCATTCACTAAAATATGACCATGATTCACTAGCTGACGGGCAGCGGGGATGGTTCCTGCCATACCCATGCGGAAAACCGTATTATCCAAACGCATTTCCAGCATTTCTAGGAGGGCAGTTCCCGTAGAACC
Above is a window of Cyanobacteria bacterium GSL.Bin1 DNA encoding:
- the ruvX gene encoding Holliday junction resolvase RuvX, with product MKAKLSVLGLDIGKKRIGIAGCDGTGLIATPIMTLERTGFTDDVEQFKYLITERQVTRLVIGLPYAMNGDLGQQGQRIAKYARRLEQVLNLPIEYVDERLTSIEAEARLKTKRGFSPRRDKAQIDAHAAAIILQQWLNQRRTQQENTVNSQ
- the rpsO gene encoding 30S ribosomal protein S15 produces the protein MSLTQEKKQEIINDYQVHETDTGSAEVQIAILTKRITRLTEHLKFNDKDHSSRRGLLKLIGHRRSLLSYLQKENQQRYQDLIQRLGIRG
- a CDS encoding DUF3464 family protein, yielding MASQPEEQRTNLPFEPNRKRKKKPKTAPATAESTSEPQPSTQAQRKAQASLSAIPEGVSQRMVRRMAFFSGIPTSLGILSFFIFYWIVTQELLDLPPYTVVLVSMGLFGLGVLGLSYGLISASWDEQRIGTWLGWEEFTTNLKRIFAAWRSARQERRQE
- the aroF gene encoding 3-deoxy-7-phosphoheptulonate synthase, which codes for MIIVMKVGSPEAEISRLCEDCSAKGLTPEKIVGKHKVVIGLVGDTASMDPLQIQEMSPWIEEVLRVEQPFKRASREFRHGEPSEVWVDTPNGAVPFGENHPVVLVAGPCSVENEEMIVETAKAVKASGAKFLRGGAYKPRTSPYAFQGHGESALGLLAAAREASGLGIITEVMDTADVEKIAEVADVLQVGARNMQNFALLKKVGAQDKPVLLKRGMSATIEEWIMAAEYILAAGNPNVILCERGIRTFDRRYTRNTLDLSVIPVLRTLTHLPIMIDPSHGTGKSEYVPAMAMGAIATGTDSLMIEVHPNPSKAWSDGAQSLTPARFDELVQELSVIAKPLGRWASSPVTVA
- a CDS encoding Hsp20 family protein, whose product is MALVRWNPYAEMSAFRRQLDRLFDEMANQATAGEHAWQPAIELDENGENLVLKVQVPGLKADDLDISASRDSITISGEYRSEEESEGENTYHSEFRYGKFSRTINLPVEIQQDKVTATYKDGIVTLTLPKVEDEVNRPVKINLGSQPNPALNENN
- a CDS encoding phosphoribosylglycinamide formyltransferase produces the protein MTDSVIISPHGGDVQLSQPLALGVMASGKGSNFVALANAIAQGQLNAEIKVVIYNKPQAQVREKAEHFGIPAILCNHRDYPNREAFDQVLVETLKAQAVDWVVMAGWMRVVTPVLINAFPDRLINIHPSLLPSFKGINGVEQALAAGVKIAGCTVHLVRPEVDSGPILMQAAVPVLDNDTAETLHQRIQVQEHNILPRAIAIAAQNEQKRKS
- a CDS encoding tRNA-specific adenosine deaminase produces the protein MRLDKESYQQHCRWMQYALELAAEAGKAGEIPVGAVLVDAEGNILGEGNNRKERDRDPTAHAEIIAIRAAAQKISNWHLNNLTLYVTLEPCPMCSGAIIQGRVGTLVYGADDPKTGAVRSVLNLPDSAASNHRLTVIGGILGRACRQQLQAWFQQKREEG
- the grxC gene encoding glutaredoxin 3, which gives rise to MLKSLLALLGRQPGNYAADVEIYTWQTCPFCIRAKMLLGWKGVKFTEYKIDGDEAARNEMAQRANGRRSVPEIFINNEHIGGCDELYALDKSGELDKRLMQPANAAG
- the rpsD gene encoding 30S ribosomal protein S4, with product MSRYRGPRLRITRRLGDLPGLTRKSPRKAYPPGQHGQARRKRSEYAIRLEEKQKLRYNYGVTEKQLMGYMKKARRATGSTGTALLEMLEMRLDNTVFRMGMAGTIPAARQLVNHGHILVNGRVMDIASYQCRAGDVIAVRDRDRSRQLVERNMEYPGLANLPSHLEFDKNTYTGKVNGIIEREWVALQVNELLVVEYYSRKV